One Deinococcus grandis DNA window includes the following coding sequences:
- a CDS encoding capsid cement protein produces MKNLHMTRSAQIVIACAVAAGTASGDVVLVGAEGLTGLALTNRATTATINAGTAAPGLTDGQASVELIGVSTAVRLTVAESAALGEGIYKKAGDGTYTTANDAGNQFIGYALEPSGAAGDTIPVGLTRP; encoded by the coding sequence ATGAAGAACCTGCACATGACCCGAAGCGCTCAGATCGTCATCGCGTGCGCCGTGGCGGCCGGCACCGCCAGCGGCGACGTCGTCCTCGTGGGCGCTGAAGGCCTGACCGGTCTCGCGCTCACGAACCGCGCGACGACCGCCACCATCAACGCCGGAACCGCCGCGCCCGGCCTCACCGACGGGCAGGCCAGCGTCGAACTGATCGGCGTGAGCACCGCCGTCCGTCTCACCGTCGCGGAATCCGCCGCACTGGGCGAGGGCATCTACAAGAAAGCCGGTGACGGCACCTACACCACCGCCAACGACGCGGGCAACCAGTTCATCGGGTACGCCCTGGAACCCAGCGGCGCGGCCGGGGACACCATCCCCGTCGGCCTGACCCGACCCTGA
- a CDS encoding phage major capsid protein — protein MSRTLYARMQLAEARGQIPQGAAGRLTDAMIAETAAMAFARGYYGDRAVEQALADARQERVTLPRNSAEYEQHTLNLADQYVDGARSVVRTLVDTHTTSDFPQAFANLRQRTVRASDAPDVESAWRTWGGVRTRTVNDFRTVNGIKLTIPGDLLLRPEGSDVKYTTFGETTDGYRAGNYERAWKYTWEMHLADDIGLLTAMANEMGGAAKRTEIRVIFEAIKAGLTLKTGGTYAGAIDITKLRALRTLFGSQTFKNDDKKDEDLGLDATDIVYGIDQRDLVYTALNQITVDGTATGLANPLRGVLTPHFERMWRRIFGADYLLFDRTVNWLEVAFLEGFQGGAKFYAKVPDVDRYEDEGSFNDHSLHGKVGHALGAKIVSDTGAWLAKGS, from the coding sequence ATGAGCCGAACCCTTTACGCCCGCATGCAACTGGCCGAAGCCCGCGGTCAGATCCCCCAGGGCGCCGCCGGGCGCCTCACCGACGCCATGATCGCCGAGACCGCCGCCATGGCCTTCGCGCGCGGCTACTACGGTGACCGCGCCGTCGAGCAGGCCCTCGCGGACGCCCGCCAGGAACGCGTCACGCTGCCCCGCAACAGCGCCGAGTACGAGCAGCACACCCTGAACCTCGCTGACCAGTACGTCGACGGCGCCCGCAGCGTGGTCCGCACCCTGGTCGACACGCACACCACCAGCGACTTCCCACAGGCCTTCGCGAACCTCCGCCAGCGCACGGTGCGCGCCAGCGACGCGCCCGACGTGGAAAGCGCCTGGCGCACCTGGGGTGGCGTCCGCACTCGCACCGTGAACGACTTCCGCACCGTGAACGGCATCAAGCTGACCATTCCCGGTGATCTTCTGCTGCGCCCCGAAGGCAGCGACGTGAAGTACACGACCTTCGGCGAGACGACCGACGGGTACCGCGCCGGGAACTACGAACGCGCGTGGAAGTACACGTGGGAGATGCACCTCGCGGACGACATCGGCCTGCTGACGGCCATGGCGAACGAGATGGGCGGCGCCGCGAAACGCACCGAGATCCGCGTGATCTTCGAAGCGATCAAGGCGGGCCTCACCCTCAAGACCGGCGGCACGTACGCCGGCGCCATCGACATCACCAAGCTGCGCGCCCTGCGCACCCTGTTCGGCAGCCAGACCTTCAAGAACGACGACAAGAAGGACGAAGACCTCGGTCTGGACGCCACGGACATCGTGTACGGCATCGATCAGCGTGACCTCGTGTACACCGCTCTGAACCAGATCACCGTGGACGGCACCGCCACCGGCCTGGCTAACCCGCTGCGTGGCGTGCTGACCCCGCACTTCGAGCGCATGTGGCGCCGCATCTTCGGGGCGGACTACCTGCTGTTCGACCGCACGGTGAACTGGCTGGAAGTGGCGTTCCTGGAAGGCTTCCAGGGCGGCGCGAAGTTCTATGCGAAGGTGCCCGACGTGGACCGCTACGAGGACGAGGGCAGCTTCAACGATCACAGCCTGCACGGCAAGGTCGGTCACGCCCTGGGCGCCAAGATCGTCAGCGACACGGGCGCCTGGCTCGCCAAGGGCAGCTGA
- a CDS encoding phage tail tape measure protein encodes MTQSDAPDTPGISLGSLTADVAFNLDEAQLKRALDAAEARLGKKIEIPVLVGGNAIPALRDLRAELDRVSGQTTKVSREQAAAARSLEQQYRAAGQAQVQAARVTAAESAAAAAKIREQSAAYSLQTRMAAQAARDERVRSQATITALENEQRSYRNLWRARQLSDDETIEAQRRIYQQALLQAQAVDKQSDAYRRLTQVMASAQNTVNNVQGINTPGGFSAGITQGILQAVGNLGPFGQLLEQVITSGMQAAEQAAREGARDVAQQAGAGLQSGLAGQQGRVRQAAVNLAHEVQDGAEDALDIHSPSRVMRRIGQFAGDGLRDGLLSKRAEVGAAAKALANAAEVNATPNIPVVATPVSGGALGGAALPAVLPSAQAGLRGVATQAALATAALGGTALAAGAVSVALVNGTQKAAAYQQGLAEISTLTNKMPGDLDDLGRKMLKLGVDTRRSFADLKAGYEEILGASVRGTDSEPVALQFLERSAQLARVTREETKVAADALTSILNAYELDATSAARVTDMLWASISAGKVRLGEISGSLGAVAGQAKSLGVPLEELLGAMALLTTRGIPASTALEYIRSALTNVQKPSKEARDLAKSLGIEFSATSLKSMGLVKFLDQLGRGVGDNSQALATLIGDVGGLQAVIGLLNGGLSDTGGILSKVTNSTGELDRATAKLKGTAQDSVGEFNAAWDRTQILFNGTLLSSFTTFLEKGVNPLLIKLGDLKEAMNNAATPAELHATLQITAKDDGTTAILKFLLGAGQQIEKGFNPANNPALRAAAFIVARTGLGRGAGEAAPTNQADLTLKRIQPQVGEGPLLPGQQRAVQQATDGIVQALGMAGKRILNEFGVSGKDYHHDGAVRADATHNGIDFGAPRGTPILAPFAGQISTRQDARNGKVFELVDALGNKLVGIHLDQFDAGVQEALRKGGGKALILRGQQIGTVGNTGTTAGSAPHLHLMGYRAGSTTPVDARTIGYAGLDGSVRPADTNTTRTATTFVKKTDQALIAEARRILDRIEAATKAGDVTGKVKAEAVLKAFTDSGPRAAAALEIVRSEAKATRKEVSQYGQTFDKLKGQLDLAGSTFKLSDDAQGYVRSLDAISKAAQAAASSEKAKNGETAKYRALLDLAGDAAGKARQQREGDDRAAQQAADKAKARAKEQAQLRARYAAQARDLEVSEQQATLARVRTLNSAELDAFKGTQAQRVALIKRQAADEANAREQVARAVRDKTIREAQNAGGPNMGTAIEQARQAYTDEVQAARLAQQTANRAALAGEAQAVRQVRDAYGELATGLREKIRAGQVDEEALAAYRKRVDELATSARAAGVAGSRFVTGAQASAEAVYQLAIDAQVASGAYDNVGDSYDRATRAGQGYTVTLERALDLLPDGEAATDAYVRALEDLATQGRVSADTLNAVRQAIADRTVIWQLEAEQIARVTTEGLGAADALAQVGDTEGAIDTLYGTLDDLYTRLENGEDVAAAIGQVVDRLNDLGSALDLDTEFGTFVAGLGGMIDDQIAQVVDKIADPATGAKLAAKLKVFLADLRGQLPKYADPYAAGLIPGGNGFAPQVQDGADLATITRARDLGTLIAETTDPAALQGVIAEVTDLLASEAGKKLSDGTRQGLEDGVKDAQTYLGILSDLTEEAVVDGWERGTRGALANPTPTNEFTSWAQKIFDLGAAGLNDPTTFDGLTQSLDEARASGELTIADLQNLLALIEQLKSASDNVDLGPIGRMKGNYDGLLTRGVGIEQARAAGELDTVDAATQLRGLAKEAERYAAAAQAAGDAELAGQFRQIARGAREAAGAIGKLMDAQEYLDWGGQVAGSLGQVAGALGEIEQAYDGVTGEKLSTPWKDLAANLDGAQNAAKKLGSMITDVVKLLANPADIGAWVSLITNVVSSIADAISGFKKAQAEVARLKQEFAQDNPLLNPGDYQKAYTRSRGFLADVFGGGPEVVNEIDKIGVMFAKSLQDALIGGIKTGMVEAIKQNDFSLFKSTLRENTFDGLLAGMVDAFLKDEILKSILAPAIKAWSDALKTPDTADDAAALAGIDAAISQVDQRAERFYTDVAPKFMDLQQRWGIDPAQSGGGTSGSRPVFGNAPDVQYGAPPRVLFPPEALLGFTAFGQAVPEWRAGVAEWRQINAEFRQTVADLGRSRPGGLQPLSGGAL; translated from the coding sequence ATGACCCAGAGTGACGCTCCCGACACCCCCGGCATCAGCCTCGGCAGCCTGACCGCCGACGTCGCCTTCAACCTCGACGAGGCTCAGCTCAAGCGCGCGCTCGACGCCGCCGAGGCTCGACTCGGGAAGAAGATCGAGATCCCCGTGCTCGTCGGCGGGAACGCCATCCCCGCCCTGCGCGACCTGCGGGCCGAACTGGACCGCGTAAGCGGACAGACCACCAAGGTCAGCCGTGAGCAGGCCGCCGCCGCCCGCAGCCTGGAACAGCAGTACCGCGCCGCCGGGCAGGCCCAGGTGCAGGCCGCGCGCGTCACGGCCGCCGAGAGTGCCGCCGCTGCCGCAAAGATCCGCGAGCAGTCGGCTGCGTACTCCCTGCAGACCCGTATGGCCGCCCAGGCCGCGCGGGATGAGCGCGTGCGGTCCCAGGCGACCATCACGGCCCTGGAGAACGAGCAGCGCAGCTACCGGAACCTGTGGCGGGCGCGGCAGCTGAGCGACGACGAGACCATCGAGGCGCAGCGCCGCATCTACCAGCAGGCACTCCTCCAGGCGCAGGCCGTGGACAAGCAGAGTGACGCCTACCGCCGCCTCACGCAGGTCATGGCCAGCGCGCAGAACACGGTGAACAACGTCCAGGGCATCAACACGCCCGGCGGGTTCAGCGCGGGCATCACCCAGGGCATCCTCCAGGCGGTCGGGAACCTCGGGCCGTTCGGGCAGCTGCTCGAACAGGTGATCACCAGCGGCATGCAGGCCGCCGAGCAGGCCGCCCGCGAGGGCGCGCGTGACGTGGCGCAGCAGGCCGGGGCGGGCCTTCAGAGTGGACTCGCCGGGCAGCAGGGCCGCGTCCGGCAGGCCGCCGTGAACCTCGCGCACGAAGTGCAGGACGGTGCGGAGGACGCGCTGGACATTCACAGTCCCAGCCGCGTCATGCGCCGCATTGGGCAGTTCGCCGGGGACGGCCTGCGGGACGGGCTGCTCAGCAAACGCGCCGAGGTCGGCGCCGCCGCCAAGGCCCTCGCCAACGCCGCCGAGGTGAACGCCACGCCGAACATCCCCGTCGTGGCCACGCCCGTCAGCGGAGGCGCGTTGGGCGGCGCGGCTCTCCCGGCTGTCCTCCCCAGCGCGCAGGCGGGCCTCAGGGGCGTCGCCACGCAGGCCGCCCTGGCCACCGCTGCGCTGGGCGGCACGGCCCTCGCGGCTGGCGCCGTGAGTGTCGCTCTCGTGAACGGCACCCAGAAGGCTGCCGCGTACCAGCAGGGGCTCGCGGAGATCAGCACCCTCACGAACAAGATGCCGGGCGACCTCGACGACCTGGGCCGCAAGATGCTCAAACTCGGCGTGGACACCCGCCGGTCCTTCGCGGACCTGAAGGCCGGGTACGAGGAAATCCTCGGCGCGAGCGTGCGCGGCACGGACAGTGAACCCGTCGCGCTGCAATTCCTGGAGCGGTCCGCGCAGCTGGCCCGCGTCACTCGCGAGGAAACCAAGGTCGCCGCCGACGCGCTGACCAGCATCCTCAACGCGTACGAACTCGACGCGACCAGCGCCGCGCGCGTCACGGACATGCTGTGGGCCAGCATCAGCGCCGGTAAGGTCCGCCTGGGTGAAATCTCCGGGAGTCTCGGCGCGGTCGCCGGTCAGGCCAAGAGCCTCGGCGTCCCGCTGGAGGAACTGCTCGGCGCCATGGCGCTGCTCACCACGCGCGGCATCCCCGCCAGCACCGCCCTGGAGTACATCCGCTCAGCCCTGACGAACGTGCAAAAACCCAGCAAGGAAGCGCGGGACCTCGCCAAGAGCCTGGGCATCGAGTTCAGCGCCACGAGCCTCAAGAGCATGGGCCTCGTGAAGTTCCTCGACCAGCTGGGTCGGGGCGTGGGCGACAACAGCCAGGCGCTCGCCACCCTGATCGGGGACGTGGGCGGCCTCCAGGCCGTGATTGGCCTCCTGAACGGCGGGCTGAGCGACACGGGGGGCATCCTCAGCAAAGTCACGAACAGCACCGGCGAACTCGACCGTGCCACTGCGAAACTCAAGGGCACCGCGCAGGACAGCGTGGGGGAGTTCAACGCCGCGTGGGACCGCACGCAGATCCTGTTCAACGGCACCCTCCTGAGCAGCTTCACCACGTTCCTGGAGAAGGGCGTGAACCCCCTGCTGATCAAGCTGGGCGACCTGAAAGAGGCCATGAACAACGCCGCCACCCCGGCGGAACTGCACGCCACGCTCCAGATCACGGCGAAGGATGACGGCACCACCGCCATCCTGAAGTTCCTGCTGGGCGCGGGACAGCAGATCGAGAAGGGCTTCAACCCGGCCAACAACCCGGCTCTGCGCGCCGCTGCCTTCATCGTGGCCCGCACCGGCCTGGGGCGCGGGGCAGGGGAGGCCGCTCCGACCAACCAGGCGGACCTGACCCTGAAGCGGATTCAGCCGCAGGTGGGCGAGGGGCCGCTCCTGCCGGGGCAGCAGCGCGCGGTGCAGCAGGCCACGGACGGCATCGTGCAGGCGCTGGGTATGGCCGGGAAGCGCATCCTGAACGAGTTCGGCGTGAGCGGGAAGGACTACCATCACGACGGCGCCGTGCGGGCCGACGCGACCCACAACGGCATCGACTTCGGCGCGCCGCGCGGGACGCCGATCCTCGCGCCGTTCGCGGGCCAGATCAGCACCCGGCAGGACGCGCGGAACGGCAAGGTGTTCGAACTCGTGGACGCCCTCGGGAACAAACTGGTGGGTATCCACCTCGACCAGTTCGACGCGGGCGTGCAGGAAGCCCTGCGTAAAGGCGGCGGGAAGGCCCTGATCCTCAGGGGGCAGCAGATCGGCACCGTGGGCAACACCGGCACGACCGCCGGCAGCGCGCCACACCTCCACCTCATGGGCTACCGCGCGGGCAGCACCACGCCCGTGGACGCCCGGACCATCGGGTACGCGGGGCTCGACGGGAGTGTCCGCCCGGCCGACACGAACACCACCCGGACGGCCACCACGTTCGTCAAGAAGACCGATCAGGCCCTGATCGCCGAGGCGCGGCGCATCCTCGACCGCATCGAGGCCGCCACGAAGGCCGGGGACGTGACCGGCAAGGTCAAGGCCGAGGCGGTGCTGAAGGCGTTCACGGACAGCGGCCCGCGCGCGGCGGCGGCGCTGGAGATCGTGCGCAGCGAGGCGAAGGCCACACGGAAGGAGGTCAGCCAGTACGGGCAGACGTTCGACAAGCTCAAGGGGCAGCTCGACCTCGCGGGGTCCACGTTCAAGCTCTCGGACGACGCGCAGGGGTACGTGCGGAGCCTCGACGCCATCAGCAAGGCCGCCCAGGCCGCCGCCAGCAGCGAGAAGGCGAAGAACGGGGAGACCGCGAAGTACCGCGCGCTGCTCGACCTCGCCGGGGACGCTGCCGGGAAGGCCCGCCAACAGCGGGAAGGGGATGACCGGGCTGCCCAGCAGGCCGCCGACAAGGCCAAGGCCCGCGCGAAGGAACAGGCGCAGCTGCGCGCCCGGTACGCCGCGCAGGCCCGCGACCTGGAGGTCAGTGAGCAGCAGGCCACCCTCGCCCGGGTCCGAACCCTGAACAGTGCCGAGCTGGACGCATTCAAGGGGACGCAGGCCCAGCGGGTCGCGCTGATCAAACGGCAGGCGGCTGACGAGGCCAATGCCCGTGAGCAGGTCGCGCGCGCCGTGCGGGACAAGACCATCCGGGAGGCTCAGAACGCAGGCGGCCCGAACATGGGCACGGCCATCGAACAGGCCCGGCAGGCGTACACGGACGAGGTGCAGGCGGCGCGACTCGCGCAGCAGACCGCGAACCGCGCCGCGCTCGCCGGGGAAGCTCAGGCCGTGAGGCAGGTGCGGGACGCGTACGGCGAACTGGCCACCGGCCTGCGCGAGAAGATCCGCGCGGGGCAGGTGGACGAGGAGGCCCTGGCCGCGTACCGCAAGCGGGTGGATGAACTGGCCACCTCTGCGCGCGCGGCGGGCGTGGCGGGCAGCCGCTTCGTGACCGGCGCGCAGGCCAGCGCCGAGGCCGTGTACCAGCTCGCCATCGACGCGCAGGTCGCCAGCGGCGCGTACGACAACGTGGGCGACAGTTACGACCGGGCCACCCGCGCCGGGCAGGGGTACACCGTGACCCTGGAGCGGGCCCTGGATCTCCTGCCGGACGGGGAAGCCGCCACGGACGCGTACGTGCGCGCCCTGGAGGACCTCGCCACGCAGGGGCGGGTCAGCGCCGACACGCTGAACGCCGTGCGGCAGGCCATCGCGGACCGCACGGTCATCTGGCAACTGGAGGCCGAGCAGATCGCCCGCGTCACCACCGAGGGCCTGGGCGCTGCCGACGCCCTGGCGCAGGTCGGGGACACCGAGGGGGCCATCGACACGCTGTACGGCACGCTCGACGACCTCTACACCCGCCTGGAAAACGGGGAGGACGTGGCCGCCGCCATCGGGCAGGTCGTGGACCGGCTGAACGACCTGGGCAGCGCCCTGGATCTCGACACCGAGTTCGGGACGTTCGTGGCGGGCCTGGGCGGGATGATCGACGATCAGATCGCGCAGGTGGTGGACAAGATCGCCGACCCCGCCACGGGCGCCAAGCTCGCCGCGAAACTGAAGGTGTTCCTCGCGGACCTGCGCGGGCAACTGCCGAAGTACGCCGACCCGTACGCGGCCGGCCTGATCCCCGGGGGCAATGGGTTCGCGCCCCAGGTGCAGGACGGTGCGGACCTCGCCACCATCACCCGCGCCCGGGATCTGGGCACGCTGATCGCCGAGACCACCGACCCGGCCGCGCTCCAGGGCGTGATCGCAGAGGTGACCGACCTGCTCGCCAGCGAGGCGGGCAAGAAGCTCAGCGACGGCACCCGCCAGGGCCTGGAGGACGGCGTGAAGGACGCGCAGACCTACCTGGGCATCCTGAGCGACCTGACCGAGGAGGCAGTCGTGGACGGCTGGGAACGCGGCACGCGCGGCGCCCTGGCGAACCCCACTCCCACCAACGAGTTCACCAGTTGGGCCCAGAAGATCTTCGACCTGGGCGCGGCGGGCCTGAACGACCCCACCACCTTCGACGGGCTCACCCAGAGCCTCGACGAGGCGCGCGCGAGCGGCGAGCTGACCATCGCGGACCTGCAGAACCTGCTGGCCCTGATCGAGCAGCTCAAGAGCGCGAGCGACAACGTGGACCTTGGCCCCATCGGGCGGATGAAGGGCAACTACGACGGGCTGCTCACGCGGGGTGTCGGTATCGAGCAGGCCAGGGCGGCGGGGGAACTCGACACCGTGGACGCCGCCACGCAGCTGCGCGGGCTGGCGAAGGAGGCCGAGCGGTACGCCGCAGCGGCTCAGGCGGCCGGGGATGCCGAACTAGCGGGACAGTTCCGCCAGATCGCCCGGGGCGCACGTGAGGCGGCCGGGGCCATCGGGAAGCTCATGGACGCGCAGGAGTACCTCGACTGGGGCGGTCAGGTCGCGGGCTCCCTCGGGCAGGTTGCAGGCGCGCTGGGCGAAATCGAACAGGCGTACGACGGGGTGACCGGCGAGAAGCTCTCCACGCCCTGGAAGGACCTCGCGGCGAACCTCGACGGCGCGCAGAACGCCGCGAAGAAGCTGGGCAGCATGATCACCGACGTGGTCAAACTGCTGGCCAACCCCGCCGACATTGGCGCGTGGGTCAGTCTCATCACGAACGTGGTCAGCTCCATCGCCGACGCCATCAGCGGGTTCAAGAAGGCGCAGGCGGAGGTCGCCCGCCTCAAACAGGAGTTCGCGCAGGACAACCCCCTGCTCAACCCTGGCGACTACCAGAAGGCGTACACCCGCTCGCGCGGCTTCCTGGCCGACGTGTTCGGTGGTGGGCCCGAGGTGGTCAACGAGATCGACAAGATCGGCGTGATGTTCGCCAAGAGCCTACAGGACGCGCTGATCGGCGGGATCAAGACCGGGATGGTGGAGGCCATCAAACAGAACGACTTCAGCCTGTTCAAGAGCACCCTGCGCGAGAACACGTTCGACGGCCTGCTGGCCGGCATGGTAGACGCCTTCCTGAAAGACGAGATCCTGAAGAGCATCCTCGCCCCGGCCATCAAGGCTTGGAGTGACGCGCTGAAGACGCCGGACACGGCGGACGACGCGGCGGCCCTCGCGGGCATTGACGCGGCGATCAGTCAGGTGGATCAGCGGGCCGAGCGGTTCTACACGGACGTCGCGCCGAAGTTCATGGACCTGCAGCAGCGCTGGGGTATCGACCCGGCCCAGTCGGGTGGTGGGACCAGTGGCAGTCGCCCGGTGTTCGGGAACGCCCCGGACGTGCAGTACGGCGCCCCGCCCCGCGTGCTGTTCCCGCCCGAGGCGCTGCTGGGCTTCACGGCGTTCGGGCAGGCCGTGCCCGAGTGGCGGGCCGGGGTGGCCGAGTGGCGGCAGATCAACGCGGAGTTCCGGCAGACGGTCGCAGACCTCGGCCGCTCACGCCCCGGCGGGCTGCAACCCCTGTCCGGCGGCGCTCTCTAG